A stretch of the Trueperaceae bacterium genome encodes the following:
- a CDS encoding EamA family transporter produces MSSNQPGAAASGYLLVIVAAVLWGLIGLISTGILAEGVSAIEVAFWRALLGGALFLVHAAVTGDLALRRRTDAMPMVAFALVGVSLFYASLVLAIDEGGISLAFILLYTAPLFVIFGAWLLLGEALTARKLVLAPLAVLGIALVSWGGGTGITISAASIVWGLVSGLSYASYYIFGKLYLNRYRPATIYAWVMPLGAVFLLPLVEFAPKSASAWLLLGLLALLSTYVAYLVYYTGLARVEASKAVLVATIEPVVAVVLAALFLGERFGPLGFAGASMILATAVLAALPSLRRSRTERSRPADDGSDSHGLDPSGRP; encoded by the coding sequence TTGAGCAGCAACCAGCCGGGCGCAGCAGCGTCCGGCTATCTGTTGGTCATCGTCGCCGCAGTTCTCTGGGGACTCATCGGCCTGATCTCGACGGGCATCCTGGCCGAGGGCGTCTCGGCGATCGAGGTGGCCTTCTGGCGGGCCCTCCTCGGCGGCGCCCTGTTCCTGGTCCATGCGGCCGTTACGGGAGACCTGGCACTGCGGCGGCGGACCGACGCCATGCCGATGGTCGCCTTCGCACTCGTGGGTGTCTCACTCTTCTACGCTTCGCTGGTCCTCGCCATCGATGAAGGCGGCATCAGCCTCGCCTTCATCCTCCTCTACACGGCGCCGCTCTTCGTCATCTTCGGCGCCTGGCTCCTGCTTGGTGAAGCCCTGACGGCCCGCAAGCTCGTCCTCGCCCCGCTGGCGGTCCTCGGCATCGCCCTGGTCTCGTGGGGCGGCGGGACGGGGATAACAATCAGCGCGGCCTCGATCGTATGGGGCCTGGTATCGGGCCTCAGCTACGCCTCCTACTACATCTTCGGCAAGCTCTACCTGAACCGCTACCGCCCCGCCACGATCTACGCCTGGGTGATGCCGCTCGGCGCGGTCTTCCTCCTCCCGCTGGTGGAGTTCGCCCCCAAGAGCGCGAGCGCCTGGCTGCTCCTCGGCCTCCTTGCCCTCCTCTCCACCTACGTCGCCTACCTCGTCTACTACACCGGCCTTGCCCGGGTGGAGGCATCGAAGGCGGTCCTCGTGGCAACGATCGAACCGGTCGTGGCAGTAGTACTGGCCGCGCTGTTCCTCGGCGAACGTTTCGGTCCGTTGGGCTTCGCCGGCGCTTCGATGATCCTCGCGACGGCCGTGCTGGCCGCCCTCCCTTCGCTACGGCGGTCCCGGACAGAGAGGAGCCGGCCGGCGGACGACGGCTCGGACAGCCACGGCCTTGACCCCTCCGGGCGCCCATGA
- a CDS encoding argininosuccinate synthase, translating into MADRFNKVVLAYSGGLDTSVILHWIRERYGAEVIAFTADIGQGEEVEEARAKALRTGASKAYADDLTDEFVSDFVFPVLRSGAIYESYYLLGTSFARPLIARRMIEIARQEGADAVAHGATGKGNDQVRFELSAYALDPDIKVIAPWREWDLRGREDCIAYARQHDIAVPVTKEKPYSTDANLFHISYEGGVLEDPWTAPPQGMWKLTVDPEAAPDEAQTVEVEFEAGNAVAIDGERLSPAQLLRKANEVAGRHGVGRVDIVENRFVGMKSRGCYETPGGTLLYHAHKAVESLTLDRQVLQLRDDLVPRYAATVYNGFWFSPERAAMQRLMDDIQKPVTGTAGLKLFKGSVTVLGRKSPNSLYRQDVVTFEEDDVYRQGDADGFIKLNALRLRIARQSSGSTAGLEEQSE; encoded by the coding sequence ATGGCCGACAGATTCAACAAAGTGGTACTCGCCTATTCAGGCGGCCTCGACACCTCGGTGATACTCCACTGGATCAGGGAGCGTTACGGCGCCGAGGTGATCGCCTTCACCGCCGACATCGGCCAGGGCGAGGAGGTCGAAGAGGCGCGAGCCAAGGCTCTCAGGACCGGCGCCTCGAAAGCTTACGCCGACGACCTCACGGACGAGTTCGTGAGCGACTTCGTCTTCCCGGTACTCCGTTCCGGCGCCATCTACGAGAGCTACTACCTGCTGGGCACCTCGTTCGCTCGCCCCCTCATCGCCCGCAGGATGATCGAGATCGCTCGTCAGGAAGGAGCGGACGCCGTCGCTCACGGGGCAACCGGCAAGGGAAACGACCAGGTTCGCTTCGAGCTCTCGGCCTACGCCCTCGACCCCGACATCAAGGTGATCGCTCCCTGGCGGGAGTGGGACCTGCGCGGCCGTGAGGACTGCATCGCCTACGCCCGGCAGCACGACATCGCCGTGCCGGTGACCAAGGAGAAGCCCTACTCGACCGACGCCAACCTCTTCCACATCTCCTACGAAGGCGGGGTGCTGGAGGATCCCTGGACGGCGCCGCCCCAAGGGATGTGGAAGCTGACCGTGGACCCGGAGGCGGCTCCCGACGAGGCGCAGACGGTCGAGGTCGAGTTCGAGGCCGGAAACGCGGTCGCGATCGACGGGGAGCGGCTATCACCGGCTCAGCTCCTCCGCAAGGCGAACGAGGTCGCCGGGAGGCACGGGGTAGGACGGGTCGACATCGTCGAGAACCGCTTCGTGGGCATGAAGTCGCGCGGCTGTTACGAAACACCAGGCGGAACCCTCCTCTACCACGCTCACAAGGCCGTGGAGTCGCTCACCCTCGACCGTCAGGTACTCCAATTGCGGGACGATCTGGTGCCTCGCTACGCGGCCACCGTCTACAACGGTTTCTGGTTCTCACCGGAGCGCGCTGCGATGCAGCGGTTGATGGACGACATCCAGAAGCCGGTGACCGGAACCGCCGGGCTGAAACTTTTCAAGGGCTCCGTCACGGTGCTCGGCCGCAAGTCGCCCAACAGCCTCTACCGTCAGGATGTAGTCACCTTCGAGGAGGACGACGTCTACCGGCAGGGTGACGCCGACGGGTTCATCAAACTCAACGCCTTGAGACTGCGCATCGCCCGCCAGTCGAGCGGGAGCACTGCGGGCCTGGAGGAGCAGTCGGAGTGA
- a CDS encoding GNAT family N-acetyltransferase has translation MNGSPATPHVAGGRAKGGAKLRWATMDDGARLGALFRTSRPEEPETEAGVREWLESGGAALLEEEGGRVLCAVRWRENGNGWLLDRVCTLPEARSLGFGRWLMTKVEALAIRYNIPELTVELPDDQMAGYYRRLGYRVEEAATGNLARKRVGGTWQLKDLA, from the coding sequence GTGAACGGCTCCCCGGCCACCCCCCACGTTGCCGGCGGCAGGGCGAAGGGCGGCGCCAAGCTCCGCTGGGCGACGATGGACGACGGCGCACGACTGGGCGCGCTCTTCCGCACTTCTCGACCCGAGGAACCGGAGACCGAGGCCGGGGTTCGCGAGTGGCTCGAGAGCGGCGGTGCCGCGCTGCTCGAGGAAGAGGGAGGCAGGGTCCTCTGCGCCGTGCGCTGGCGCGAGAACGGCAACGGCTGGCTGCTCGACCGGGTCTGCACCTTGCCCGAGGCGCGCAGCCTTGGCTTCGGTCGCTGGCTCATGACCAAGGTCGAAGCGCTGGCGATCCGCTACAACATCCCCGAACTGACCGTGGAACTGCCCGATGACCAGATGGCCGGCTACTACCGGCGGCTCGGCTACCGGGTTGAGGAGGCGGCCACCGGCAATCTCGCCCGCAAGCGCGTCGGCGGCACCTGGCAGCTGAAGGACCTCGCGTGA